From a region of the Candidatus Omnitrophota bacterium genome:
- a CDS encoding glycosyltransferase gives MKPVRVGIVTAWAECGMGHIARNWVHSFDKHPDQINYSIFSRGNPWLTPLRWHGEKIVEGPESMDIDHPLFWGWVEDFKPEILLFQDQNIYGKSGMKEESGQLHKKGIKLINYPDWFLTGMIEKMNGIYDLSLAHTERNFHWLREAGIDNTVLIRWGVILDNFKFIPRKAGNKVRFYTNVGYGSRRKGYQFIPGTLEKMKGGFLRRILAPRKLDFVFTATAQEEAREMINPEFIKYFKKNTSCEFSFKTADNTKGGLFNTGDVYVYPTWQEGVGLTITEAMASGMPVVTTDFPTMNEWLDDGVEGRLIKVKKLKKGRRTAFTKAIIDTSHLAGILEDYINKPSQIEEQSYNARKKIEKDYNWDDRDDEILSLMSK, from the coding sequence CCGTACGCGTGGGTATTGTAACCGCCTGGGCGGAATGCGGGATGGGGCACATCGCCCGGAACTGGGTTCACAGCTTTGACAAACACCCCGACCAGATAAACTACAGCATATTTTCCAGAGGCAACCCCTGGTTGACGCCCCTGCGCTGGCATGGCGAAAAAATAGTTGAGGGCCCCGAAAGTATGGATATAGACCACCCGCTGTTCTGGGGCTGGGTTGAGGATTTTAAGCCGGAAATCCTTCTTTTTCAGGATCAGAACATTTACGGAAAAAGCGGGATGAAAGAGGAAAGCGGCCAGCTCCATAAAAAAGGCATCAAACTGATAAACTATCCCGACTGGTTCCTCACCGGCATGATAGAAAAGATGAACGGCATTTACGATTTAAGTCTCGCCCACACGGAAAGGAACTTTCACTGGCTCAGGGAGGCGGGAATAGACAATACCGTTCTTATACGCTGGGGCGTCATACTCGATAATTTTAAATTCATACCGCGTAAAGCCGGAAACAAAGTCAGATTTTACACTAATGTCGGTTACGGCAGCCGTAGGAAGGGCTATCAATTCATACCCGGAACTCTTGAAAAAATGAAAGGCGGCTTTTTGCGCAGGATTTTAGCTCCGCGAAAACTTGATTTTGTTTTTACCGCCACCGCCCAGGAAGAAGCGCGGGAAATGATAAACCCGGAATTCATCAAATATTTTAAAAAAAACACTTCCTGCGAATTCAGCTTTAAAACCGCCGACAACACAAAGGGCGGCCTTTTTAATACAGGGGACGTCTATGTTTATCCCACCTGGCAGGAAGGCGTGGGGCTGACGATAACCGAAGCGATGGCTTCGGGAATGCCTGTTGTCACCACTGATTTTCCGACGATGAATGAATGGCTGGACGATGGAGTGGAGGGCCGGCTGATAAAAGTAAAAAAACTAAAAAAGGGGCGGAGGACGGCATTCACAAAAGCTATCATCGACACCTCTCACCTGGCAGGAATCCTTGAAGACTATATAAACAAACCTTCCCAGATAGAAGAACAATCTTATAACGCCAGAAAAAAAATTGAAAAAGACTACAACTGGGACGACAGGGACGACGAGATCCTCTCCCTGATGTCAAAATAA